The DNA window CAGTAAAGCGGTACAGCAGGTCTGCCCCGCGAGTAGACCTTGTTGGCGAGGATGCCATAAAAAAATGGCTGCCGAAAATAGGATTAACTCCCCCATCAGGCACTAACCTTTACCTGGCAACCCTGGCCGGAGATGTTATCAGCAATGCCATATACTATAGCATTGCCGGTGTGGGCAAAAAGAAGAATGTATTGCTAAACGGCTCCGTATTAGGCTTGGCTGCAGGGGTCGGCGCATTGGTACTTACAAAACCCCTGGGCTTAAGTGATGCTCCTGTCACCCGCACAAATACCACTAAGGCGTTAACAGTAGCCTGGTACTTAATAGGCGGCGTGGTAGCTGCCAGTGTTATAAGGAGGATGAGGAAGTAAATAAAAAGCAGAGGACAAACGGCCCCTGCTTTTTTGTGTTATTGCTTTACTTTCTACCAGAAGAACGAATACAGCGCAACGATTATTCCGCCTACAATTAAGGCACCGGCTGTAAATGCCCTTGAGGTCTTAAACATAGATGAATCTATCTCAAGCCCGTTAGGAACTACACCTTTAGCATTGTCTATTTTAGAGATAATGTACATGCCTATAACACATAGCAGGAACACAAATCCCATACGGTCAATAAAAGGGATTTCGTAGATGCCTTTGTCGTTCAGCTTAGAAAACCCCACTGGCGATAGGAACTGCAGATTCGCAAAATCTGGAAGAAACTTAAAAAATACCGAAAATATAAACCCGCCAATAGTCGCAAACAAAGCCGCATTTGAAGTTGCTTTTTTCCAGAAGAAACCCAGTATGAACATGGCAAAAATACCCGGTGATACAAACCCGGTGTATTCCTGTATGTACTGGAATCCTTGTTTGCCTTCACCCATCAAAGATTCGCCTATTGCAAGTGACATTATCACACCTAGTGCCATGGCCACTACAACCGACCACTTGCCTAAGGAAACCAGCTTATTATCAGGAGCTTTCGGGTTTATAGCCTTCTTGTAAATATCCAGCGTGAATATGGTAGCAATACTATTGGCCTTCCCCGCGAGAGATGCCACAATAGCCGCTGTCAATGCAGCAAATGACAGTCCTTTTAAACCTGAAGGCAGCAACGAAAGCAAAGTAGGATAAGCTTTATTATAATCGATAACGCCCTTTGAGCTTAGCATTTCCTGGTGGAACATTCCGCGCTCGTGTAACACATAAGCAGCTATACCAGGTAACACCACAATTATCGGCATTAATAATTTTAAGAATGCCGCAAAGAGAATACCACCTCTTGCCGTCTTCAGGTTTGCGCCTAAAGCACGTTGAGTAATATACTGGTTACATCCCCAATAGTTAAGGTTCACAATCCACATACCGCCTATCAGGACTGATAGGCCGGGCAGGTCCATATAATTAGGATTCTCTTTTTTAAATATCATATGGAAGTGATCGCTCGCCTCGGCATGCAACGTTTTTAGACCTGCAAGTAACGATTGATCAGGCGCATTCTTGGTAAGCTCACCTAAGCCGTAGTAAGTAGCAGCCAATCCGCCCAGAATTAATACAAATACTTGGATAACGTCTGTATATCCGATAACCTTCATGCCACCTAATGTGATTACCACAGCGAATACAGCAAGGCCTATTATACACACATAAATGTTTATGCCTGATATACCACTAATGGCAAGTGCACCAAGGTACAGGATAGACATTAAGTTCACCACGATGTACAACAGCAACCAAAATATTGCCATTACCATAGCTACAGTACCATTATACCGCTGATGCAGGAACTGCGGCATAGTGAAGATTTTGTTGCGGAGGTAAATCGGGATAAAAAATACAGCTACAATGATCAATGTGGCTGCAGCCATCCACTCGTAAGTTGATATAGCCAGGCCCATTTTGAACGCAGAACCGCTGGTTCCTATAAACTGCTCTGCAGAAATATTAGAAGCAATTAACGATGCGCCAATAGCCCACCAGGTAAGTGATCCTTCTGCAAGGAAATAATCCTTTGATGTCGCATCAGCATTCCGCTTGCGACGGTATATCCAATAGCCATAGAAAGAAACTATCAGAAAATAGATAACAAAAACGATCTTGTCGCTATTGGATAATGCATTCATTTACTCCGCCCGGTTTAATTTGGCCAATGCTACGTAGTGGCTGGTGTTTAGATATAACGATTAATTAAATTTTCAAGGTATTCCTGCTTCCCGCTGATAGTGGCTGGTTCACCATTGTCTATCGCGTACTGACGAAGGTCTTCTAATGAAAGCTTACCCGCTTCAAAATCTTTACCTGCACCGCTATCGTAAGACGCGTAACGTTCCTCACGGATCTTGTTGTAATCTGATTTCTGAAGAATGTTATCTGCAGTAATCAGCGCACGTGCAAACATATCCATACCACCAATGTGTGCGTAGAACAAATCAGCAGGGTCGGTAGAGTTACGGCGAATTTTAGCATCAAAGTTGATACCTCCACCCGCAAAACCACCTGCTTTGAGAATAATGAGCATGTATTCGGTTACTTCATTGATGTCGTTCGGGAACTGATCAGTATCCCAGCCATTTTGAG is part of the Mucilaginibacter terrenus genome and encodes:
- a CDS encoding sodium/sugar symporter; the encoded protein is MNALSNSDKIVFVIYFLIVSFYGYWIYRRKRNADATSKDYFLAEGSLTWWAIGASLIASNISAEQFIGTSGSAFKMGLAISTYEWMAAATLIIVAVFFIPIYLRNKIFTMPQFLHQRYNGTVAMVMAIFWLLLYIVVNLMSILYLGALAISGISGINIYVCIIGLAVFAVVITLGGMKVIGYTDVIQVFVLILGGLAATYYGLGELTKNAPDQSLLAGLKTLHAEASDHFHMIFKKENPNYMDLPGLSVLIGGMWIVNLNYWGCNQYITQRALGANLKTARGGILFAAFLKLLMPIIVVLPGIAAYVLHERGMFHQEMLSSKGVIDYNKAYPTLLSLLPSGLKGLSFAALTAAIVASLAGKANSIATIFTLDIYKKAINPKAPDNKLVSLGKWSVVVAMALGVIMSLAIGESLMGEGKQGFQYIQEYTGFVSPGIFAMFILGFFWKKATSNAALFATIGGFIFSVFFKFLPDFANLQFLSPVGFSKLNDKGIYEIPFIDRMGFVFLLCVIGMYIISKIDNAKGVVPNGLEIDSSMFKTSRAFTAGALIVGGIIVALYSFFW